A genomic segment from Gorilla gorilla gorilla isolate KB3781 chromosome 3, NHGRI_mGorGor1-v2.1_pri, whole genome shotgun sequence encodes:
- the PPID gene encoding peptidyl-prolyl cis-trans isomerase D, protein MSHPSPQAKPSNPSNPRVFFDVDIGGERVGRIVLELFADIVPKTAENFRALCTGEKGIGHTTGKPLHFKGCPFHRIIKKFMIQGGDFSNQNGTGGESIYGEKFEDENFHYKHDQEGLLSMANAGRNTNGSQFFITTVPTPHLDGKHVVFGQVIKGIGVARILENVEVKGEKPAKLCVIAECGELKEGDDGGIFPKDGSGDSHPDFPEDADIDLKDVDKILLITEDLKNIGNTFFKSQNWEMAIKKYAKVLRYVDSSKAVIETADRAKLQPIALSCVLNIGACKLKMSNWQGAIDSCLEALEIDPSNTKALYRRAQGWQGLKEYDQALADLKKAQEIAPEDKAIQAELLKVKQKIKAQKDKEKAVYAKMFA, encoded by the exons ATGTCGCACCCATCCCCCCAAGCCAAGCCCTCCAACCCCAGTAACCCTCGAGTCTTCTTTGACGTGGACATCGGAGGGGAGCGAG ttggTCGAATTGTCTTAGAATTGTTTGCAGATATCGTACCCAAAACTGCAGAAAATTTTCGTGCACTGTGTACAGGAGAAAAAGGCATTGGACACACGACTGGGAAACCTCTCCATTTCAAAGGATGCCCTTTTCATCGAA ttATTAAGAAATTTATGATTCAGGGTGGAGACTTCTCAAATCAGAATGGGACAGGTGGAGAAAGTATTTATGGTGAAAAATTTGAAGATGAAAATTTCCATTACAAG cATGATCAGGAGGGTTTACTGAGCATGGCAAATGCAGGCCGCAACACAAACGGTTCTCAGTTTTTTATCACAACAGTTCCAACTCCTCATTTGGATGggaaacatgtggtgtttggccaAGTAATTAAAGGAATAGGAGTGGCAAGGATAttggaaaatgtggaagtgaaagGTGAAAAACCTGCTAAA TTGTGCGTTATTGCAGAATGTGGAGAATTGAAGGAAGGAGATGACGGGGGAATATTCCCAAAAGATGGCTCTGGCGACAGTCATCCAGATTTCCCTGAGGATGCGGATATAGATTTAAAAGAT gtagataaaattttattaataacagAAGACTTAAAAAACATTGGAAATACTTTTTTCAAATCCCAGAACTGGGAGATGGCtattaaaaaatatgcaaaagttTTAAG ATACGTGGACAGTTCAAAGGCTGTTATTGAGACAGCAGATAGAGCCAAGCTGCAACCTATAGCTTTAAGCTGTGTACTGAATATTGGTGCTTGTAAACTGAAGATGTCAAATTGGCAGGGAGCAATTGACAGTTGTTTAGAG GCTCTTGAAATAGACCCATCAAATACCAAAGCATTGTACCGCAGAGCTCAAGGATGGCAAGGATTAAAAGAATATGATCAAGCATTG GCTGATCTTAAGAAAGCTCAGGAGATAGCACCAGAAGATAAAG CTATCCAGGCAGAATTGCTGAAAGTCAAACAAAAGAtaaaggcacagaaagataaagagaAGGCAGTATATGCAAAAATGTTTGCTTAG